TCCAGTTGCATATGCCCGGAATCGGTCAGGTAGTCGCGCCAGCCGGCCTGCTCGATGATCTGGTGCTCGAAGGTGTCGCGCCCGGTGCCTATGCCATTGGAACCGAGTAGCAGCAGGCGTTTGGCGCCGGGCTGTGGTGTGCTGAGCGCGGGTGCCGGCTGTGCCAGCTCCGGATTGCGACCCATCAATTCGAGCAGGCGCCGCTCGTAGGATTCCACCTGTTTCAGGGTGGCGGGCAGCGGCAGCACCTGCACCGGATAACCCAGGGTACGCAGACGTTCGCGGAGCAACAACGCGCTGTATTGGCCGGCCAGTACCAGGTCGGGTTGCAGGCGCACTATCTGTTCCAGCGAGCCGTCGTGGGTCGGCCAGTGGCCGTTGATCCAGTGGATGGGATAGCGCAGATGCAAGGGGGAGAGGGCGGCCACACGGGCCGGATCGGCATGGTGGGCCAAGGCCCAATCCATGCACAAATCAAGGGAGACGATGCGCTGGGGTGGCTCGGTGGCCAGTGCCATTGCTGGAAGGCCGCCGAGAAAGAATGCTGTGGCCAGGCACAGCAGTCCCCGGTGCAGCCACCTTTTACCCTGGAGCACGGAGGGAGGGAGGGGATCAACTGGTGGCGGGCGGCGGGAAAGCTGCATAAGCGCGGTTAGAAATGAGGTGTCCAAGTGACAGATATCCAGCCAGTACGGCCTTCTTCCATATAGTTTCTCTGCTGGGCAGGAAAGGTAGAAAAATCCGCCACCTGAGCATGACTGTACTGCTTGTCCAGTAAATTGTCGACCTTCAGGCCCAATAAAACATCAGAGGTTGCTTGCCAACTGGTACGAATACCGAGGACGCCGTAGCCTGACATCTTTTGAGTGTTATTCTCATCGCTAAAGGAATGGCTGCTCGCCAACCAGCTTGCTCCAAAGGAGTATTGGCCTACCTG
Above is a genomic segment from Halopseudomonas litoralis containing:
- a CDS encoding ABC transporter substrate-binding protein; protein product: MALATEPPQRIVSLDLCMDWALAHHADPARVAALSPLHLRYPIHWINGHWPTHDGSLEQIVRLQPDLVLAGQYSALLLRERLRTLGYPVQVLPLPATLKQVESYERRLLELMGRNPELAQPAPALSTPQPGAKRLLLLGSNGIGTGRDTFEHQIIEQAGWRDYLTDSGHMQLDLEQIAADPPDAILFAAPEHQALANRFAEHPVLRRSIPADGWLSTDYWRWQCPGPWTWDLIRQLNQWLD